TGTTCGCTATGGTCTGCATGAGATACCATAGGCACAATGGAGGATATGGCGCCATTTTTGGCGGTGGAGGTACTAAAGAAGCAGGTCAAATAGGCATTACGAGCAAAGTCTCCTGAGCCGCCTATCCCATTCATCATTTTGCTTCCCATAATGTGTGTGGAATTTACATTCCCATATATGTCAAGTTCTATCGCAGTATTCATGGCAATAACACCAATGCGTCTAGCTACTTCAGGGCTATTGGCAATTTCTTGCGGACGCAGCATCATGATTTTGCGATAGGAATCAATATTTTTGTAGAATCTTTCAAGACCTGCAGGTGATGGTGAGAA
This portion of the Pelosinus sp. IPA-1 genome encodes:
- a CDS encoding acetyl-CoA hydrolase/transferase C-terminal domain-containing protein: FSPSPAGLERFYKNIDSYRKIMMLRPQEIANSPEVARRIGVIAMNTAIELDIYGNVNSTHIMGSKMMNGIGGSGDFARNAYLTCFFSTSTAKNGAISSIVPMVSHADHSEHDVDIFVTELGVADVRGLSPRERARVIIENCAHPDYKPMLMDYLERAEAATKCAHTPHILSEALSWHTRFLETGSMKK